A window of Phenylobacterium sp. NIBR 498073 genomic DNA:
AGGACGGCGAGGCGGCGCTGGAACAGGTGCAGGCCGCCGCCCCCGACCTGCTGGTGCTGGACCTCAACATGCCGCGCATGAACGGGCTGGACGTCTGCCGCCAGCTGCGCGCCCGCGGCGAGCTGCCGATCCTGATCCTGTCGTCGCGCGACGAGGAGATCGACCGGGTGCTGGGCATCGAGCTGGGGGCCGACGACTATGTGGTCAAGCCGTTCAGCCCGCGCGAGGTGGTGGCGCGGGTGACGGCGATCCTGCGCCGGGCGCGGCCGGCGCCGGCGGCCGCCATCGGGGGGCAGGTGGCGCGTGGGCGGCTGAGTCTCGATCCCGACGCCTGGCTGGCGCATTGGGACGGCCGGCCGCTGGCCCTGACCGTCACCGAGTTCGGCATTCTGCGGACCCTGGCCGCCGCCCCGGCCAAGGTGTTCACCCGCGACGCGATCATCGACCGGCTGCGCGGCCCCGGATTTGCGATCACCGACCGCACGGTCGACAGCCACGTGCGCAACCTGCGCGGCAAGTTCGCGGCGCTCGGCGCGCACGACGTGATCGAGACCCGGGCCGGGGTCGGTTACCGCCTGGGGGCCTGCCTGGGCCAGGGCGCGTGATCACCGCCGCAAAGGACCTCGCCAAGCGCCATTGGCCGCGCCTGCGACTGCGGGTGATCGTTTTCGCAGTGCTGTTCTTCGCCGCCGCCATGCCGGGGCTGAGCGCGATCTTCCTGCGGGTCTACGAGAACACCCTGGTGCGCCAGACCGAGGCCGAGCTGGTCGCCCAGGGCGCGGCGATCGCCGCGGCCGCCGCGGTCGGCTGGCCCGGCGCGACGATGGCGGCCGCGCCCGTCGACCGCCGGGCGCCGGGCTATTACGACCCGGAGCCCAGCACCATCGACCTGCAGGCCTCGCCGCTGCTGGCTGAGCGGCCGGTCCCGGCGCCGAGCGGTCCTCCCGAGGCGAACGCCGTCGCCGCCGCCGCCCGCCTGGCGCCGATGATCGAGCGCACGACCCGCACGACCCTGGCCTCGGTGGTGCTGCTGGACGGGCGCGGGGTGATCGCGCCGGACGGCGGCTCGCTCGCCGCGCTGCAGGAGGTGCGCTCGGCCCTGGCTGGAACCCCGGACACCGTGCTGCGGCGGGTCGGGGACTATCGGCCGCGCTATTCGCTGGAGTGGCTGAGCCGGGCGTCGGGCCTGCGGCTGCATCATGCGCGGCCGATCGAGGTCGGCGGCCAGGTGGTGGGCGTGGTGCTGCTGTCGCGCTCGCCGCGGGCGCTGTTCCGCGGCATCTACGAGGACCGCGGCAAGATCGCCATCGGCATGGTCGGGATCGCCGCCCTGCTAGTGGTGCTGGCGGGTCTTGTCTCCCGCGGGGTGACCCGGCCGATCGAGGCGCTGAGCGCGGCCTCGCGGCAGGTGGCGGCCGGCGGCGTGCAGACCCTGGAGACCCCGACCACGGCGGCGGTCGAGATCCAGTCGCTGTACGAGGACTTCGCGGCGATGTCGGCGGCGATCGAGCGGCGCAGCGGCTACCTGCGCGACTTCGCCGCCTCGGTCAGCCACGAGTTCAAGACCCCGCTGGCCGGGATCAGCGGAGCGGTCGAGCTGCTGCAGGACCACGGGGAGGAGATGAGCCCGCAGGAGCGGTCGCGGTTCCTCGGCAATATCGCCGCCGATTCCGCGCGGCTGTCGCAGTTGGTCACCCGGCTGCTGGACCTGGCGCGGGCCGACATGGCGCGGCCCGAAGCGGGGTTGTCGACGCAGGCGGCCGGGGCGGTGCAGCGGGCGGCGGACGCCATGAACACCGCGGGTTTTGCGGTGGAGACGCTGGTTCAGCCCGCCCTGCCGCCGGTCGCCGTGCCCGCCGCCACCATCGAGGCGGTGATCGGGGTGCTGCTGCAGAACAGCCGCCAGGCCGGGGCGCGTCGGGTGAGCGTCTCGGTTCAGCTCGAAGGCGACCAGGTGCTGGTGGAGGCGCGCGACGACGGTCCCGGGGTCGGCGCGGCCGACGCCGCGCGGCTGTTCGAGCCGTTCTTCACCACTCGCCGGGCGCAGGGCGGGACCGGCTTGGGCCTCTCCATCGCCCGCTCGCTGCTGGCCGCCAACGGCGGGGCGATCGAGCTGGGGCCAAGCGACCAGGGCGCGCGGTTCGTGGTGACCTTGCCGCGGGCCTGACCGCGATCTGCACGGAATCTCCTTGGCTTGCGCAGGCCTGGCTGCATGTCGTCACGCGATCCTCGTCGCCAGGTCGCAGAGGAGGATCGAGATGGTCGAGCAAGGCTATGAGGTGGTGATCGAGCAGGGCGGCGAGCGCTGGCGCTGGAGCCTGCGCGCCGACGGGGTGGTGGCGGCCAGCGGACCCGCCGAGACCGAGGAGACGGCCGAGCGTTCTGGCGCCTTCGCGGCGGCGGCGCTGTCGGCCCTGGCGCGCATCCGCCGCCGCGAACTGGCCGGCTGCCGGG
This region includes:
- a CDS encoding response regulator transcription factor; the protein is MTLMAKILIADDDPHIRQLLAFALEKAGFEVIEAEDGEAALEQVQAAAPDLLVLDLNMPRMNGLDVCRQLRARGELPILILSSRDEEIDRVLGIELGADDYVVKPFSPREVVARVTAILRRARPAPAAAIGGQVARGRLSLDPDAWLAHWDGRPLALTVTEFGILRTLAAAPAKVFTRDAIIDRLRGPGFAITDRTVDSHVRNLRGKFAALGAHDVIETRAGVGYRLGACLGQGA
- a CDS encoding HAMP domain-containing sensor histidine kinase, giving the protein MITAAKDLAKRHWPRLRLRVIVFAVLFFAAAMPGLSAIFLRVYENTLVRQTEAELVAQGAAIAAAAAVGWPGATMAAAPVDRRAPGYYDPEPSTIDLQASPLLAERPVPAPSGPPEANAVAAAARLAPMIERTTRTTLASVVLLDGRGVIAPDGGSLAALQEVRSALAGTPDTVLRRVGDYRPRYSLEWLSRASGLRLHHARPIEVGGQVVGVVLLSRSPRALFRGIYEDRGKIAIGMVGIAALLVVLAGLVSRGVTRPIEALSAASRQVAAGGVQTLETPTTAAVEIQSLYEDFAAMSAAIERRSGYLRDFAASVSHEFKTPLAGISGAVELLQDHGEEMSPQERSRFLGNIAADSARLSQLVTRLLDLARADMARPEAGLSTQAAGAVQRAADAMNTAGFAVETLVQPALPPVAVPAATIEAVIGVLLQNSRQAGARRVSVSVQLEGDQVLVEARDDGPGVGAADAARLFEPFFTTRRAQGGTGLGLSIARSLLAANGGAIELGPSDQGARFVVTLPRA